The following coding sequences are from one Anabas testudineus chromosome 16, fAnaTes1.2, whole genome shotgun sequence window:
- the creb3l4 gene encoding cyclic AMP-responsive element-binding protein 3-like protein 4: MDAESSELFLGGDGVVAADTWQLDAPFSCPELIFSGSEKPLQDWVVDPSCTLNDSESEDVLHGVNPNEVFPSGPPADPSSESDSGISEDPVVETPVTMVTEATTATTQPVPATVYQVVYDISGLGAAKAEPGQENIISIELDEWSSQMLFSDTCIVNELPVVSAALSGTLSVVSPPSPDSDLLSPDLRLTEEEQKLLTQEGVSLPSNLPLTKAEERILKKVRRKIRNKQSAQDSRRRRKEYIDGLESRAAACSAQNKELQRTVEQLEKRNMSLLTQLRQLQSLIKQTVSKGAQTSTCLLIILVSLGLIIMPSFSPFSRTLSADDDYRPTGVISRNILTDASSSQPISDELDSPAVQSDSSSLSSDLSLSGPPGDAAVPQEPIENSEITSFERIIQRGSQSGNSSVVVAGQTESLDPSLSSTGKGSHADEM, from the exons ATGGATGCAGAGAGCAGCGAGCTGTTTCTCGGGGGTGATGGAGTCGTGGCAGCAGACACTTGGCAGCTCGACGCTCCGTTCTCCTGCCCTGAACTCATCTTCAGCGGCTCAGAGAAACCTCTGCAGGACTGGGTGGTAGACCCCAGTTGT ACTCTGAATGACAGCGAATCAGAGGACGTCCTCCACGGTGTCAACCCAAACGAGGTGTTTCCCAGCGGCCCGCCTGCAGACCCCTCATCAGAGAGCGACAGCGGCATCTCTGAGGATCCTGTCGTTGAGACTCCTGTCACCATGGTGACAGAAGCGACTACTGCGACCACGCAGCCGGTGCCGGCCACCGTTTACCAGGTGGTTTATGACATCAGTGGTCTGGGGGCGGCGAAGGCTGAGCCTGGACAAGAGAACATCATCTCCATAGAGCTTG ATGAGTGGAGCTCTCAGATGCTTTTTTCAGACACGTGCATCGTTAACGAGCTGCCGGTGGTTTCTGCAGCTCTCAGTGGCACTTTAAGCGTCGTCAGCCCTCCCAGCCCTGACAGTGACCTG CTGTCTCCGGACCTCCGGCTGactgaggaggagcagaagCTGCTGACTCAGGAAGGAGTTTCTCTGCCCAGTAACCTTCCTCTGACGAAG GCTGAAGAAAGAATCCTGAAGAAGGTTCGGAGGAAAATTCGCAACAAGCAGTCTGCTCAGGACAGTCGCCGGAGGAGGAAGGAGTACATCGACGGACTGGAGAGCAG GGCTGCAGCGTGCTCAGCACAGAACAAGGAGCTGCAGAGGACggtggagcagctggagaaacGGAACAT GTCTCTGCTGACTCAGCTACGACAGCTACAGTCTCTGATCAAGCAGACGGTCAGTAAAGGAGCCCAGACCAGCACCTGCTTACTG atcATCCTGGTCTCTCTGGGTCTGATCATCATGCCCAGTTTCAGTCCGTTCAGCCGTACCTTGTCTGCAGACGACGACTACAGACCCACAGGAG TCATTTCCAGAAACATCCTGACAGACGCCTCGTCCTCCCAGCCCATATCCGACGAGCTCGACAGTCCTGCGGTTCAGTCCGACTCCTCGTCGTTGTCCTCTGATCTCAGTTTGTCGGGACCTCCAGGGGACGCAGCGGTCCCTCAGGAACCAATAGAAAACTCTGAAATTACAAGCTTTGAACGCATAATCCAAAGGGGGAGCCAATCAGGGAACAGCTCAGTTGTTGTTGCCGGGCAGACTGAATCGCTGGACCCCAGTCTGAGTTCAACAGGAAAAGGAAGTCATGCCGATGAGATGTAG